TATGAttcatcttctttttccttttgaattgGAACCGTTGTACTTTAAGGTTAATTGCCTTTAGTGTTGTTTTGATAAGTTCTGCACTTGTTTTTAATACCTGGCCTTTAAACAGCACTTAAACAGCCTAACTtgctatttttcctttaaaaaaaaaaaattaatggaggttttttcttctgtatttgaAATTCCTTACTTAGCCTCCTGAGATCATTTAATTCCAAGTGGGATCTTGAAAAGCCTTCTCAATATTTCAAGGACTCTCAGAAGGGAGAATTTTAGGATTCTAGGTAGGTATGATAGTGTGAGTAAGTTTTTACTAACATAAATGAAAGGAAGATATTTAAAACAATCACTGCACTAAAACCCATCATTCCAAAAATAGCTTGTCTCAGACTGTGAGGAGTTTTTAGGCTCTGAAATTAGTAAGACTTCTTTTTCGGGCCATAATTATTTGACAAAGAAGCGATTacaaattccattatttttagCCTTAAGTCTTTAACTAAACCAAACTCAGATTAAATATTGAGCTGTTAAATACTTTATTCTCCAACTATTTTAGTTCTGGTAAAAATGAACAGTTAAGCTAATCTCCATTTAAATATCCTCAATCTTTTCTAATTTTAACTAGAAGTAACATACAtctgcatatttaaaaattatgattCTCTGTTAAACTGGCCCTTTTCCCCCCCCAAAATATTTCATAGCAACAACTCAGTCTGCAAAATTTTAAGTGACCTTTGCTGATCTGCGGTTTCCAGTCATTTTTGCTTCAGGAGGGGTTTTGGTTGGCTTTCATTTCATCAGACGTGCTTTAAgagcattttcaaaattttcttttatggaaATGTACAAGAGATAAACTCTTCTGTAAAactgctggcttttttttctttttttttcttttcttttcttttttttttttttaattacaggaaagaaatgaagatataaaaatggaaatgagcAGGAACCAGTCTTAAACATATGTCTTTATGAATAAGGCTTAATCACACACTTCGTTTTCCAAACACAAAAAGTCTTTTGGAAatgtattaattaaaattaagtgCCATGGACAAGCGCTTCAGAGGGATGGCAGTCCTTTTCAAATTAGCATAACACTAGCGACAGGCATGGAAATTGGTTTAATAACCCTAAATAGTTACACCCCACTCCTAACACAAATGGCCACGGACAGCTCGAGCCCCTGAGGCTGCGACTGTACCAGTTTACGTGGCTGCTCTGACATTGGGTGGGTATTTCCAACCCCAACAGAAAGCACTGAATGCACctcaattattattattataattatataatgaCTAGTGAAGCATACAAGGCACCAAAGCTTTGAacaacacaaagcagaaaaccaaAGTAAACCAAGACAAGCCACACCGAAAACTCAGCCAGCGAGAGACGCACTTTGTAACTTGTACAAACACAGTATTTGCAAGAGATCATTAGTTCAGTCGTGATATTAAGTGGCCCAAACCCCAGCTGCAGATCTAGGGTCAAGCTGTGGATAGAACAGAAAACCAAGCCAGAGGGATAAGCAGAGTCTTTAAGCAATTTCCTTCCCTGCATGTTGTGCATGGGTGTGCTCAGAGCTAAGCTCGCTGCTGCAATAACCCCAGTCAAACACCACTTCCAGGGCACAGAATACACAACCTAAACCCTTGCCTGCTTAACTCAGAGTCAGACATAAGCAACGTTTTTTTGTGGGCTCATAATTCaggagaaactgagaaaaaaataatgcaaatccCTGCTGATAAGGAGCTGAACATCCACAAGCTTTTTCCAAGTATTCTGATCATTCCCCTAAGTTCACTCGGCTGCTCCTGTCGCATCCATTCCTGCTTTACCTAACTCCAGCAGGGGTTTAGCAGGGACTGCCAGCTGGTTTTAGAGACATGTAGGACAGAGAAAGTGGTTATTCAtgtcttttatttattataaatacatataaatatgtTAAGTCaccttttgctttgtttatcATGATGAGCAACAACTTTGGAAAATCATCTGGAAAACTTAACCAAGCTGAGAAACAGGCAAACAGCAAGCATTAGCATACAATCACAGGCTCCTCTCAGTCCAAGAACGGGttaattttttaagagaaaaaaaaaaaaaaaagcatcttaCTTTGAAGCATCAATTGTTTTAGCGAGAGTACTGGACTGGACTTCCCCCCTCCCGTGAGCTCTGACCAAATGATTTCcgtttgggtttgggggtgcagTCCAACCCCAGCTGGCTACACAGAACCCCCTCTGCCCGTGATTCTGAAACATTGCATAGTTTGCAGCTGGATTTtgcttcccctccctccttttaatctatttttaacACAGGTCGATCGTGCCAAAGCAAATTCACTGAGGTTTCCATTTCCAgatctctctccctctctgttttTCTATAGTTCTGTTTCTAAACTGCTCAAAAACTTTGTAGCTCAGAGCAAGCGAAAAGCAACATTACGCTCACAATCCACTGACAGGCTGGGAAGGAAATAACTCTACAGATGAAGTTGCGTGTGAGGGGGGAACTAAATCAAGTAGAAAGTGGGCGTTTTGGGGGGGTCCACGTGAACtgccaaatatttccaaatggGGAAGGGGGCGAGGGATTtaagagaagaacaaaaaagaaaacccagacTTAACTGATGGAAGGAAGCCAGGGCTGATGGCAGTGGAAAGAAAAGTGCAcagaaaaaataccaaaaaaaaaaaaaaaaaaaaaaaaaaaaaaagaaaagaaaggaaaagcccGAAGAAAGCAGAAGTCAAGGCTTGTCGTTACAGTGTTTGCAGAGGGCGGAGGCGGCTCCTGTGAAGGCAGTGCATTTCTCGGGGCAGCCGGGCACGGCCGCGCCGCCGAAGGGGTACACGGGCGACTGTCCGAAGGGGTTGAGGGTGGCGGGCAGCGGGGCGCTCAGCGCCTGGCCCTGGTTCAGGTAGGCCACCAGCCGCCGCATCTCCTCCAGGGCCTGCGCCTGCATGAGGATGTAGTTCTTGGCCAGGAGCAGCGTGGCGATTTTGGAGAGTTTCCGCACCGAGGGGCTGTGCGCGTAGGGGATGACGGAGCGCAGCCCGTCCAGCGCGTCGTTCAGGTCGTGCatccgccgccgctcccgcgcgTTGATGCTGAGCCGCAGCGAGCGCTGCTCCTTGGGCTTCTTGCCCAGCGCTCCCCCCTTCAGCTTCCCCTCTCGCTCGAAGCCCGGGCCGCCCTTCACGCCCGTCTCGAAGCCGTCCTCCTCGTCGCCGCTCTGCTCGCCGCTGCTCTCCGCCGACTTGCCCATCGCCCCGCCGTGGAAgtccgccccgccgccccccgcgaACGCGCCCCGCGGGCCCTCGGCGCCCCCGCGCACGGCTCCGTAGGCGAAAGCCGAGGGCCCGTAGCCCGGGGCCAGCGCCAGGTACGCCTCGCTGCCCAGCGACTTGAGCTCAGCCATCGCCGGCAGTCCCGCTCGGCCGCCGCTGCCTGGGcgctgaggaggaggaggaggaggaggaggcggccccgccgctccgctccgctcggCGCTGCGCCCGGGCTGGGG
Above is a genomic segment from Oenanthe melanoleuca isolate GR-GAL-2019-014 chromosome 20, OMel1.0, whole genome shotgun sequence containing:
- the BHLHE23 gene encoding class E basic helix-loop-helix protein 23, with the protein product MAELKSLGSEAYLALAPGYGPSAFAYGAVRGGAEGPRGAFAGGGGADFHGGAMGKSAESSGEQSGDEEDGFETGVKGGPGFEREGKLKGGALGKKPKEQRSLRLSINARERRRMHDLNDALDGLRSVIPYAHSPSVRKLSKIATLLLAKNYILMQAQALEEMRRLVAYLNQGQALSAPLPATLNPFGQSPVYPFGGAAVPGCPEKCTAFTGAASALCKHCNDKP